From Paracoccus aminovorans, one genomic window encodes:
- a CDS encoding GMC oxidoreductase has protein sequence MDDVRSREWDAIVIGTGVGGGTAGRRLTESGLSVLYLEKGPDLGDEALSALEIETRDPETRLSRGAWPRLLEAELDGAWCELDGMIGAGVGGTSAYYAATLERPERHDLDTGTGHPHPTGGWPVGYDEMQPWFQLAERYFHINGEVDPLAPNGAELLAPVLPLPESDAALMLDLRRAGMHPYRTHMAARFLPGCESCFGRRCPRRCKMDGRSAGVLPALESGRAALLDRCSVTRIQADGTRVEGVTCRRDGQEFTLRAKRYVLAAGGLGSPSLLLRSGSEAWPEGLGNRSGLVGRNLMFHLSEIIAIWTGQGQQRGEESRSISLRDLYFMDGQRFGTVQSMGLSAGFGEILHALNGRFDQSPLRRLRPLRHGMRIPAMVAARMLGRAKLFVGVLEDLPYAQNRVLPDADDPDRLRFHYDISDELRSRRAAFRKAMRKAFRPHRAMFMGAAPQLNFAHPCGTLRFGDDPRTSVLDRDCRLHGVENLYVADSSFMPTSNGVNPSLTIAANALRVADAVAAGLRLAAGGGLGY, from the coding sequence ATGGACGACGTTAGAAGCCGCGAATGGGATGCCATCGTGATCGGAACCGGCGTGGGCGGCGGAACGGCGGGACGGCGCCTGACCGAGTCCGGCCTGTCGGTGCTCTATCTGGAAAAGGGTCCCGACCTGGGCGACGAGGCGCTCTCCGCCCTGGAGATCGAGACCCGGGACCCCGAAACGCGCCTGTCCAGGGGCGCCTGGCCGCGGCTGCTGGAAGCCGAGCTGGACGGCGCCTGGTGCGAGTTGGACGGGATGATCGGCGCCGGAGTCGGCGGCACCTCGGCCTATTATGCCGCGACCTTGGAACGGCCCGAGCGCCACGACCTGGACACCGGGACCGGCCATCCGCATCCGACCGGCGGCTGGCCGGTCGGCTATGACGAGATGCAGCCTTGGTTCCAACTGGCCGAACGTTATTTCCACATCAATGGCGAGGTCGATCCGCTGGCCCCCAACGGCGCCGAACTGCTGGCGCCGGTGCTGCCGCTGCCGGAATCGGACGCGGCGCTGATGCTGGACCTGCGCCGGGCCGGGATGCACCCCTATCGCACGCATATGGCCGCGCGCTTTCTGCCCGGCTGCGAAAGCTGCTTCGGCCGGCGCTGCCCGCGGCGCTGCAAGATGGACGGCCGATCGGCAGGCGTTCTGCCGGCGCTGGAATCCGGGCGGGCGGCGCTGCTGGATCGCTGCTCGGTCACCCGCATCCAGGCCGACGGCACCCGCGTCGAGGGCGTGACCTGCCGGCGCGACGGGCAGGAGTTCACCCTGCGCGCCAAGCGCTACGTGCTGGCGGCGGGCGGGCTGGGTTCGCCCTCGCTGCTGCTGCGCTCGGGCAGCGAGGCCTGGCCCGAGGGGCTGGGCAACCGCTCCGGCCTGGTGGGGCGGAACCTGATGTTCCACCTCTCCGAGATCATCGCCATCTGGACCGGACAGGGCCAGCAGCGGGGAGAAGAGTCGCGATCGATCAGCCTGCGCGACCTGTATTTCATGGACGGGCAGCGCTTCGGCACCGTGCAGTCCATGGGCCTGAGCGCCGGTTTCGGCGAGATCCTGCACGCGCTGAACGGCCGCTTCGACCAGTCGCCGCTGCGCCGGCTGCGCCCGCTGCGTCACGGCATGCGCATCCCCGCCATGGTCGCGGCGCGGATGCTGGGTCGCGCCAAGCTGTTCGTCGGCGTGCTCGAGGACCTGCCCTATGCCCAGAACCGGGTGCTGCCCGATGCCGACGACCCCGACCGGCTGCGGTTCCACTATGACATCTCGGACGAACTGCGCAGCCGCCGCGCCGCCTTCCGCAAGGCGATGCGCAAGGCGTTCCGGCCGCATCGCGCCATGTTCATGGGCGCGGCCCCACAGCTGAACTTCGCCCATCCCTGCGGCACACTGCGCTTCGGCGACGACCCCCGGACCAGCGTGCTGGACCGCGACTGCCGGCTGCACGGGGTGGAAAACCTCTATGTGGCCGACAGCTCGTTCATGCCGACCTCGAACGGGGTCAACCCCAGCCTGACCATCGCCGCCAATGCGCTGCGGGTCGCGGATGCGGTCGCGGCGGGGCTACGGCTTGCCGCTGGCGGTGGGCTTGGGTATTGA
- a CDS encoding Hpt domain-containing protein → MLDWDRINELRDEVGDDEFQLILELFLDEVEGVLMRLSRQDALRLETNLHFLKGCAWNLGFSRFGNLCDEGERLAVDGRPREVCLEELMSSYSESKQALIRGLGVEPQSGRHMRRA, encoded by the coding sequence ATGCTGGATTGGGACCGCATCAACGAACTGCGCGACGAAGTCGGCGACGACGAGTTCCAGCTGATCCTGGAGCTTTTCCTCGACGAGGTCGAGGGCGTGCTGATGCGCCTGTCGCGGCAGGACGCGCTGCGCCTGGAAACCAACCTGCATTTCCTCAAGGGTTGCGCTTGGAACCTGGGCTTTTCCCGCTTCGGCAATCTCTGCGACGAGGGCGAGCGGCTGGCCGTCGACGGCCGGCCGAGGGAGGTCTGCCTCGAGGAGCTGATGTCGAGCTATTCCGAATCGAAGCAGGCGCTGATCCGCGGGCTGGGCGTGGAACCGCAGTCCGGCCGGCACATGCGCCGGGCATGA
- a CDS encoding ATP-binding cassette domain-containing protein, with product MTQEPLLKARGLVKRYGKVTALNNCDFDLMPGEILAVIGDNGAGKSSLIKALSGAVQPDEGEITLDGKPVRFASPLEARGHGIECVYQTLAMSPALSIADNMFMGRELRKPGIMGSVFRQLDRPAMEKFARDKLTELGLMTIQNINQAVETLSGGQRQGVAVARAAAFGSKVVILDEPTAALGVKESRRVLELIRDVRSRGIPIILISHNMPHVFEVADRIHIHRLGRRLCVIRPQDYSMSDAVAFMTGAKVPDEVAEAA from the coding sequence ATGACGCAAGAACCGCTTCTGAAGGCACGCGGCCTGGTCAAGCGCTATGGCAAGGTGACGGCGCTGAACAACTGCGACTTCGACCTGATGCCGGGCGAGATCCTGGCGGTGATCGGCGACAACGGCGCCGGGAAATCCTCGCTGATCAAGGCGCTGTCGGGCGCGGTGCAGCCCGACGAGGGCGAGATCACGCTGGACGGCAAGCCGGTGCGCTTCGCCAGCCCCTTGGAGGCGCGCGGCCATGGCATCGAATGCGTCTACCAGACGCTGGCCATGTCCCCCGCCCTGTCGATCGCGGATAACATGTTCATGGGCCGCGAGCTGCGCAAGCCCGGGATCATGGGCAGCGTGTTCCGCCAGCTCGACCGTCCGGCGATGGAGAAATTCGCCCGCGACAAGCTGACCGAACTGGGGCTGATGACGATCCAGAACATCAACCAGGCGGTCGAGACGCTGTCGGGCGGCCAACGCCAGGGCGTCGCCGTGGCGCGTGCCGCCGCCTTCGGCTCCAAGGTGGTGATCCTGGACGAGCCGACGGCGGCGCTGGGTGTCAAGGAAAGCCGCCGGGTGCTGGAGCTGATCCGCGACGTGCGTTCGCGCGGCATCCCGATCATCCTGATCTCGCACAATATGCCGCATGTGTTCGAGGTTGCGGATCGCATCCACATCCACCGCCTCGGGCGGCGGCTCTGCGTGATCAGGCCGCAGGATTATTCCATGTCGGATGCGGTGGCCTTCATGACCGGCGCCAAGGTGCCGGACGAGGTGGCCGAGGCCGCCTGA
- a CDS encoding VOC family protein has translation MTIPRNTICLWYDKDAEAAARFYAETFPDSAVTAVRTAPGDYPSGKAGDVLTVEFTVLGIPCVGLNGGPVFKHSEAFSFQVATADQEETDRYWNAITGNGGRESECGWCKDRWGISWQITPRTLLEAMAAGGDEAKRAFDAMMTMQKIDVAAIDAARRG, from the coding sequence ATGACGATTCCCAGGAACACCATCTGCCTCTGGTACGACAAGGATGCCGAGGCGGCGGCGCGATTCTATGCCGAGACCTTTCCCGACAGCGCGGTGACGGCAGTGCGCACGGCACCGGGCGACTATCCCTCGGGCAAGGCCGGCGACGTGCTGACCGTCGAGTTCACCGTGCTGGGCATCCCCTGCGTCGGGTTGAACGGCGGTCCGGTCTTCAAGCACAGCGAGGCGTTTTCGTTCCAGGTCGCGACCGCGGACCAGGAGGAGACCGACCGCTATTGGAACGCCATCACCGGCAACGGCGGGCGGGAAAGCGAATGCGGCTGGTGCAAGGACCGCTGGGGCATCTCGTGGCAGATCACCCCGCGCACGCTGCTCGAAGCCATGGCGGCGGGCGGCGACGAGGCGAAGCGGGCCTTCGACGCGATGATGACGATGCAAAAGATCGACGTGGCGGCCATCGACGCGGCCCGGCGCGGCTAG
- a CDS encoding ABC transporter permease, producing the protein MSSDAKAAVSYEEGLKGASEKVAEFQEHKSALKRLQHWLHMTPSAVPMIVLVVALIVFGLLSPNFFKAVTLSTILQQIAIVGILGCAQSLVILTAGIDLSVGAIAVFSSVLMGQFTFRYGIPAPLAIAAGLALGTAMGFANGWLVAKVKLPPFIVTLGTWQIILAANYIYSANETIRSSEIAATAPALQFWGNSIQPGGVKVLYAVFLMVALVAILAYVLRHTAWGRHVYAVGDDPDAAELAGVRTKRILIQVYALGGLFCAIAGWVMIGRFGSVSPSASTGQLGNIQSITAVVIGGISLFGGRGSIVGMFFGALIVGVFEMGLKMVGTDPQWTFFLIGMLIILAVAVDQWIRKASA; encoded by the coding sequence ATGTCATCGGATGCAAAGGCGGCCGTCAGCTACGAGGAAGGCCTGAAGGGCGCCTCGGAAAAGGTGGCCGAGTTCCAGGAACACAAGAGCGCGCTGAAACGCCTGCAGCACTGGCTGCACATGACGCCGTCGGCGGTGCCGATGATCGTGCTGGTGGTGGCGCTGATCGTCTTCGGCCTGCTGTCGCCGAATTTCTTCAAGGCGGTGACGCTGTCCACCATCCTGCAGCAGATCGCCATCGTCGGCATCCTGGGCTGCGCGCAGTCGCTGGTGATCCTGACCGCCGGCATCGACCTGTCGGTGGGCGCCATCGCGGTGTTCTCGTCGGTGCTGATGGGGCAGTTCACCTTTCGCTACGGCATCCCGGCGCCGCTGGCCATCGCCGCGGGCCTGGCGCTGGGCACCGCCATGGGCTTTGCCAACGGCTGGCTGGTCGCCAAGGTCAAGCTGCCGCCCTTCATCGTGACGCTGGGCACCTGGCAGATCATCCTGGCGGCGAACTACATCTATTCCGCGAACGAGACCATCCGCTCGTCCGAGATCGCGGCCACGGCCCCCGCCCTGCAATTCTGGGGCAATTCCATCCAGCCGGGCGGGGTCAAGGTGCTTTACGCGGTGTTCCTGATGGTCGCGCTGGTCGCCATCCTGGCCTATGTGCTGCGCCATACCGCCTGGGGCCGCCACGTCTATGCCGTGGGCGACGACCCGGATGCGGCGGAACTGGCGGGGGTGCGGACCAAGCGCATCCTGATCCAGGTCTATGCGCTGGGCGGCCTTTTCTGCGCCATCGCCGGCTGGGTGATGATCGGCCGCTTCGGCTCGGTCTCGCCCTCGGCCTCGACCGGGCAGCTGGGCAATATCCAGTCCATCACCGCGGTGGTGATCGGCGGCATCAGCCTGTTCGGCGGGCGCGGATCCATCGTCGGCATGTTCTTCGGCGCGCTGATCGTCGGCGTGTTCGAGATGGGGCTGAAGATGGTCGGCACCGACCCGCAATGGACCTTCTTCCTGATTGGCATGCTCATCATCCTCGCCGTGGCGGTGGACCAATGGATCAGAAAGGCATCGGCATGA
- a CDS encoding argininosuccinate synthase: MSDAPKKVVLAYSGGLDTSIILKWLQTEYGCEVITFTADLGQGEELEPARAKAELLGIKPENIHIVDVREEFVRDFVFPMFRANAVYEGLYLLGTSIARPLISKHLVEIAHRHGADAVAHGATGKGNDQVRFELSALALDPSIKVIAPWREWDLTSRTRLLEFAEQNQIPIAKNKRGEAPFSVDANLLHTSSEGTVLEDPAVEAPDYVAQRITAVEDAPNEPEFIEVTFEQGDAVAINGEALSPATILTRLNEYGAKHGVGLLDFVENRFVGMKSRGVYETPGGTILLEAHRGIEQITLDSGAGHLKDSIMPRYAELIYNGFWFSPEREALQALIDKTQEHVTGTVKLKLYKGSVRTVARWSDHSLYSEKHVTFEDDAGAYDQKDAAGFIRLNALRLKLIAARNARVK, encoded by the coding sequence ATGTCCGACGCGCCGAAGAAAGTCGTCCTTGCCTATTCGGGCGGGCTCGACACCTCGATCATCCTGAAATGGCTGCAGACCGAGTACGGCTGCGAGGTCATTACCTTCACCGCCGACCTGGGCCAGGGCGAGGAACTGGAACCGGCGCGCGCCAAGGCGGAACTGCTGGGCATCAAGCCGGAAAACATCCACATCGTCGACGTGCGCGAGGAATTCGTGCGCGACTTCGTCTTCCCGATGTTCCGCGCCAATGCGGTCTATGAGGGGCTTTACCTGCTGGGCACCTCGATTGCCCGCCCGCTGATTTCCAAGCATCTGGTCGAGATCGCGCATCGGCACGGCGCCGATGCCGTGGCCCATGGCGCGACCGGCAAGGGCAACGACCAGGTCCGGTTCGAGCTGTCGGCGCTGGCGCTGGACCCCTCGATCAAGGTGATCGCGCCCTGGCGGGAGTGGGACCTGACCTCGCGCACGCGGCTCTTGGAATTCGCCGAGCAGAACCAGATCCCGATCGCCAAGAACAAGCGCGGCGAGGCGCCGTTCAGCGTCGATGCGAACCTGCTGCACACCTCGTCCGAGGGCACCGTGCTGGAGGATCCGGCCGTCGAGGCGCCCGATTACGTCGCGCAGCGCATCACCGCCGTCGAGGACGCGCCGAACGAGCCCGAGTTCATCGAAGTGACCTTCGAGCAGGGCGATGCGGTCGCGATCAACGGCGAGGCGCTGTCGCCCGCCACCATCCTGACCCGCCTCAACGAATATGGCGCGAAGCACGGCGTCGGCCTGCTGGACTTCGTGGAAAACCGCTTCGTCGGCATGAAGTCGCGCGGCGTCTACGAGACCCCCGGCGGCACCATCCTGCTGGAGGCCCATCGCGGCATCGAGCAGATCACGCTGGACAGCGGCGCGGGCCACCTGAAGGACTCGATCATGCCGCGCTATGCCGAGCTGATCTACAACGGCTTCTGGTTCAGCCCCGAGCGCGAGGCGTTGCAGGCGCTGATCGACAAGACCCAGGAGCATGTGACCGGCACCGTGAAGCTGAAGCTCTACAAGGGCTCGGTGCGCACGGTGGCGCGCTGGTCGGATCATTCGCTCTACAGCGAAAAGCACGTCACCTTCGAGGACGACGCCGGCGCCTATGACCAGAAGGACGCGGCGGGCTTCATCCGCCTGAACGCGCTGCGGCTGAAGCTGATCGCGGCGCGGAACGCCCGCGTCAAGTAA
- a CDS encoding PP2C family protein-serine/threonine phosphatase — protein MMILDSQAVKSIPHNSRLVLLVDDSRAQRRTLAVQLIRAGYHVVEAASGEEAMRICLERRPDIVISDWMMPGQTGLEFCRQFRDMQSDRYGYFILLTSRNDKKDIAEGLRAGADEFMTKPVSGAELLARLSASERILRMEESLRTANAQLRDTLDRLRETQAAIDRDLREARRLQQGLVRERHGRFGDFDLSLLMRPAGHIGGDLVGFFPINARRVGMFALDVAGHGVAAALLSARLAALLSGATDQNVALRTTDLGLYDARPPAEILHHLNALMIQELRTDSYFTMVYADLDFLNGRLRLVQAGHPHPVLQRADGRLERIGAGGLPVGVFAHAEYEELQLVLNPGDRLFITSDGLTEAENARGEPLGEEGLQAILRTNALLRGDALLESICWSAANYAGGKRNDDISAVLIERHGESGGLPWT, from the coding sequence ATGATGATCCTCGACAGCCAGGCCGTGAAGTCCATTCCGCACAATTCGCGGCTGGTCCTGCTTGTCGACGACAGCCGGGCGCAACGCCGCACGTTGGCGGTGCAGCTGATCCGCGCCGGCTATCACGTGGTCGAGGCCGCCAGCGGCGAAGAGGCGATGCGGATCTGCCTGGAGCGCCGGCCCGACATCGTGATCTCGGACTGGATGATGCCGGGACAGACCGGGCTGGAATTCTGCCGCCAGTTCAGGGACATGCAGTCCGACCGCTACGGCTATTTCATCCTGCTGACCTCGCGCAACGACAAGAAGGACATCGCCGAAGGGCTGCGCGCGGGGGCGGACGAATTCATGACCAAGCCGGTCTCGGGGGCCGAGCTTCTGGCCCGGCTTTCCGCCAGCGAACGCATCCTGCGGATGGAGGAAAGCCTGCGCACCGCCAATGCCCAGCTGCGCGACACGCTGGACCGGCTGCGCGAGACCCAGGCCGCGATCGACCGCGACCTGCGCGAGGCCCGGCGACTGCAACAGGGGCTGGTGCGCGAAAGGCACGGCCGCTTCGGCGATTTCGACCTGTCGCTGCTGATGCGCCCGGCGGGGCATATCGGCGGCGACCTAGTCGGCTTCTTCCCGATCAACGCCCGTCGGGTCGGCATGTTCGCGCTGGACGTCGCCGGGCATGGCGTCGCGGCGGCGCTGCTCAGCGCCCGGCTGGCGGCGCTGCTGTCGGGGGCGACCGACCAGAACGTGGCGCTGCGAACCACCGACCTAGGCCTCTACGACGCCCGCCCCCCGGCCGAGATCCTGCACCACCTGAACGCACTGATGATCCAGGAACTGCGCACCGATTCCTATTTCACCATGGTCTATGCCGACCTGGACTTCCTGAACGGCCGGCTGCGGCTGGTTCAGGCGGGACATCCCCATCCGGTGCTGCAACGCGCCGACGGCCGGCTGGAGCGGATCGGCGCCGGCGGCCTGCCGGTCGGGGTCTTTGCCCATGCCGAATATGAAGAACTGCAGCTGGTGCTGAACCCGGGTGACCGGCTGTTCATCACCTCGGACGGGCTGACCGAGGCCGAGAACGCCCGCGGCGAGCCGCTGGGCGAGGAAGGGCTGCAGGCGATCCTGCGCACCAATGCCCTGCTGCGCGGCGACGCGCTGCTGGAATCCATCTGCTGGTCGGCGGCAAACTATGCCGGCGGCAAGCGCAACGACGACATCTCGGCGGTGCTGATCGAGCGGCACGGCGAAAGCGGCGGCCTGCCGTGGACCTGA
- the mog gene encoding molybdopterin adenylyltransferase — MTQMNRPARIAIVTVSDRASRGEYEDKGGPGAEDWLRATVTTPMQISRTIVPDGRDSVAATLRTLCDQGTDLILITGGTGPAPRDQTPEAMADVIEKELPGFGEEMRRASLREVPTAILSRQTAGIRGATLMITIPGKPSAIATCLDAVFAAVPYCLDLIGAGFIDTDPARIKAFRPKA, encoded by the coding sequence ATGACCCAGATGAACCGCCCCGCCCGCATTGCCATCGTCACCGTCTCGGACCGCGCCTCGCGGGGGGAATACGAGGACAAGGGCGGCCCGGGCGCCGAAGACTGGCTGCGCGCCACCGTCACCACGCCGATGCAGATCAGCCGGACCATCGTCCCCGACGGCCGCGACAGCGTGGCCGCGACCCTGCGCACGCTGTGCGACCAGGGCACCGACCTGATCCTGATCACCGGCGGCACCGGCCCGGCGCCGCGCGACCAGACGCCCGAGGCCATGGCCGACGTCATCGAAAAGGAACTGCCCGGCTTCGGCGAGGAGATGCGCCGCGCCAGCCTGCGCGAGGTGCCGACCGCGATCCTGTCGCGCCAGACCGCAGGCATCCGCGGCGCCACGCTGATGATCACCATCCCCGGCAAGCCCTCGGCCATCGCCACCTGCCTCGATGCGGTCTTTGCCGCCGTGCCCTATTGCCTAGACCTGATCGGCGCCGGCTTCATCGACACCGACCCGGCGCGGATCAAGGCCTTTCGCCCCAAGGCCTAG
- a CDS encoding complex I NDUFA9 subunit family protein, translated as MSATKLVTIYGGSGFLGRQIARTMAQQGWRIRVAVRRPNQAGVVRTYGAPGQVEPVPCNVRDDLSVTACMTDADAVINCVGIMVREGKNTFQAIHEEAAGRIARIAAQQGVRHFVHVSALGADPDSTSRYAASKGRGEAEVLAQRPDAVILRPSIIFGSDDRFYNRIAAMTRLGPILVVPGANTPVQPVYVEDVARAAALAAAGEAPPGIYELGGPDVLTMRDIAQQVLTATDRRRLIVGLPHVLAGIMGGVLDAGQVAVGGLLTNRLLTRDQARTLRLANRVGQDQGIRTFADLGIQPTAAPAVIAEYLWRFRPSGQYDAITATAKNLRDN; from the coding sequence ATGTCCGCAACCAAACTTGTCACCATCTATGGCGGGTCTGGATTCCTGGGGCGGCAGATCGCCCGAACCATGGCCCAGCAGGGCTGGCGCATCCGCGTCGCCGTCCGCCGTCCGAACCAGGCCGGCGTCGTGCGCACCTACGGCGCCCCCGGCCAGGTCGAGCCGGTGCCCTGCAACGTGCGCGACGACCTTTCCGTCACCGCCTGCATGACCGATGCGGATGCGGTGATCAACTGCGTCGGCATCATGGTGCGCGAGGGCAAGAACACCTTCCAGGCCATCCACGAAGAGGCCGCGGGCCGCATCGCCCGCATCGCCGCCCAGCAGGGCGTCAGGCATTTCGTGCATGTCTCGGCCCTGGGCGCGGACCCGGATTCGACCAGCCGCTACGCCGCCTCGAAGGGCCGGGGCGAGGCCGAGGTGCTGGCGCAGCGCCCCGATGCGGTGATCCTGCGGCCGTCGATCATCTTCGGTTCGGACGACCGGTTCTACAACCGCATCGCGGCCATGACCCGGCTGGGACCGATCCTGGTCGTGCCGGGCGCGAACACGCCGGTGCAGCCGGTCTATGTCGAGGACGTGGCCCGCGCCGCCGCCCTGGCCGCCGCGGGCGAGGCGCCGCCCGGCATCTACGAACTGGGCGGGCCGGACGTGCTGACCATGCGCGACATTGCGCAACAGGTGCTGACGGCCACCGACCGGCGCCGGCTGATCGTCGGCCTGCCGCATGTCCTGGCCGGGATCATGGGCGGGGTGCTGGATGCGGGCCAGGTCGCGGTCGGCGGACTGCTGACCAACCGGCTGCTGACCCGCGACCAGGCGCGCACGCTGCGGCTGGCGAACCGCGTCGGCCAAGACCAAGGCATCCGCACCTTTGCCGATCTGGGCATCCAGCCGACCGCGGCCCCGGCCGTGATCGCGGAATATCTGTGGCGCTTCCGGCCCTCGGGCCAATATGACGCGATCACCGCCACGGCGAAGAACCTGCGCGACAACTGA
- a CDS encoding nucleoside/nucleotide kinase family protein: MDDILRRIAGLGPGRHVVAIAGAPGSGKSTLAAELVAAVPGAVLVPMDGFHLDNRLLELDGLRPRKGAPETFDAEGFVALIRRLKQGGEVVYPVFDRQRDLAIAGAGRVAAQTGLVVVEGNYLLLDRAPWRGLAGLWDLSVMLEVPAEELRRRLTARWQGLGQSPAEVLAHLENDLANAETVAGRSLPADIRLTNV, translated from the coding sequence ATGGACGACATTCTTCGGCGAATCGCCGGGCTGGGGCCCGGGCGGCATGTTGTGGCCATTGCCGGCGCCCCCGGCTCGGGCAAATCCACGCTGGCGGCCGAGCTGGTCGCCGCCGTGCCGGGGGCGGTGCTGGTGCCGATGGACGGGTTCCACCTCGACAACCGGCTGCTGGAATTGGACGGGCTGCGCCCCCGCAAGGGTGCGCCCGAGACGTTCGACGCCGAGGGTTTCGTCGCCCTGATCCGTCGGCTGAAACAGGGCGGCGAGGTCGTCTATCCGGTCTTCGACCGCCAGCGCGACCTTGCCATCGCCGGCGCCGGCCGGGTCGCGGCCCAGACCGGGCTGGTGGTGGTCGAGGGCAATTACCTGCTTCTGGACCGCGCGCCCTGGCGCGGGCTTGCCGGGCTCTGGGACTTGTCGGTCATGCTGGAGGTGCCCGCCGAGGAACTGCGCCGCCGGCTGACCGCGCGTTGGCAGGGTCTGGGGCAATCTCCGGCCGAGGTGCTGGCGCATCTGGAAAACGACCTTGCCAATGCCGAAACCGTGGCCGGCCGCTCTCTGCCCGCCGATATCCGGCTGACGAATGTCTAG
- the ilvA gene encoding threonine ammonia-lyase IlvA, with amino-acid sequence MENFAASVRQAEVALRDLFEPTPLQKNDHLSARYGAEIWLKREDLTPVRSYKLRGAFNAMRKIVARGGGTHFVCASAGNHAQGIAFACRHFAAQGTIFMPVTTPKQKIDKTRIFGNGAVEIVLTGDYFDQTLAAAQAFARESGATFLSPFDDPDIIEGQATVGLEVLDQLGGVPDIVVLPVGGGGLAAGVTGLLAELAPATRAEFAEPEGGTSLREALLSGTPVTLPAVDNFVDGAAVARIGDLPFRALGRFDATQVHPAPEDRICTTMLDMLNIEGIVLEPAGALAVDVLRDIPDLAGKRVVCICSGGNFDFERLPEVKERAQRFSGLKRYFILRMPQRPGALRDFLQLLGPEDDIARFEYLKKSARNFGSILIGIETTRPENLDSLCSRLEAAGIGYRDITRDPVLAEFLI; translated from the coding sequence ATGGAAAACTTTGCCGCCTCTGTCCGCCAGGCAGAGGTCGCGCTGCGCGACCTCTTCGAGCCGACCCCGCTTCAGAAGAACGACCATCTCTCGGCCCGCTACGGCGCCGAGATCTGGCTGAAACGCGAAGACCTGACGCCGGTGCGCAGCTACAAGCTGCGCGGCGCCTTCAACGCGATGCGCAAGATCGTGGCCCGGGGCGGCGGCACCCATTTCGTCTGTGCCAGTGCCGGCAACCATGCCCAGGGCATCGCCTTCGCCTGCCGGCATTTCGCCGCGCAGGGCACCATCTTCATGCCGGTGACCACGCCGAAGCAAAAGATCGACAAGACCCGCATCTTCGGCAACGGCGCCGTCGAGATTGTGCTGACCGGCGACTATTTCGACCAGACGCTGGCCGCCGCGCAGGCCTTCGCCCGCGAAAGCGGCGCCACCTTCCTGTCGCCCTTCGACGACCCCGACATCATCGAGGGCCAGGCGACGGTGGGGCTCGAGGTGCTGGACCAGCTCGGCGGCGTCCCCGACATCGTGGTGCTGCCGGTCGGTGGCGGCGGGCTGGCCGCCGGCGTGACCGGCCTGCTGGCCGAGCTGGCCCCGGCCACCCGCGCCGAGTTCGCCGAGCCCGAGGGCGGCACCAGCCTGCGCGAGGCGCTGCTGTCGGGCACCCCCGTCACCCTGCCGGCGGTGGACAATTTCGTCGATGGCGCCGCCGTGGCGCGGATCGGCGACCTGCCCTTCCGCGCGCTCGGCCGCTTCGACGCCACGCAGGTCCACCCCGCGCCCGAGGACCGCATCTGCACCACCATGCTGGACATGCTCAACATCGAGGGCATCGTGCTGGAACCGGCCGGCGCGCTGGCCGTGGACGTGCTGCGCGACATTCCCGACCTGGCGGGCAAGCGGGTCGTCTGCATCTGCTCGGGCGGAAACTTCGACTTCGAGCGCCTGCCCGAGGTCAAGGAGCGCGCCCAGCGCTTCTCGGGCCTCAAGCGCTATTTCATCCTGCGCATGCCGCAGCGCCCCGGTGCGCTGCGCGATTTCCTGCAACTGCTCGGCCCCGAGGACGACATCGCCCGTTTCGAATACCTGAAGAAATCGGCGCGCAACTTCGGTTCGATCCTGATCGGCATCGAGACCACGCGGCCCGAGAACCTCGACAGCCTCTGCAGCCGGCTGGAGGCCGCGGGCATCGGCTATCGCGACATCACCCGCGACCCGGTGCTGGCCGAGTTCCTGATCTGA